A genome region from Thermincola ferriacetica includes the following:
- a CDS encoding YtrH family sporulation protein — translation MERFSAKLLFIFFTALGLMLGGSIIGSLSALLTGHGPQRVMLKLAREIKIWAIVAAIGGTFDSLHILESGILEGEVRAVAKQLLFILGAFTGAHLGYIIISALGSHQ, via the coding sequence ATGGAACGTTTCAGCGCCAAACTTCTTTTTATTTTCTTTACAGCTTTGGGTTTGATGCTCGGCGGATCGATTATCGGGTCTCTGTCAGCTCTTTTGACAGGCCATGGTCCGCAAAGGGTCATGTTAAAACTGGCCAGAGAAATAAAAATCTGGGCTATAGTTGCCGCCATCGGCGGAACCTTCGATTCCCTGCATATACTGGAATCAGGCATATTGGAGGGAGAAGTGCGGGCTGTTGCCAAACAGTTGTTGTTTATCCTGGGGGCCTTTACGGGGGCCCACCTGGGATATATCATTATTTCCGCACTTGGTAGCCATCAATGA
- a CDS encoding B12-binding domain-containing radical SAM protein: MERYDVLLINPPSRINEAFEHLGLGYLAACLREKGITVKILNMPTWTVPQALQQVKNFSSEILGISIPFQDSADLAFDFITALKSEGLDTHITIGGIYPTFCYEEIMHMFPAIDSVVLGEGEHTFVELAKTVLHGRDWRKIRGIAYRENDKIVTNEPRPLIKDLDSLPFPARDSLPEVLKRLGFATMLSSRGCYGRCSFCSVIPFYSKFGPKYRLRSSENVMEEIDVLYNEYGVRNIEFNDANFVGGKGHGFHRAREIAEEILKRNLDLRLSIQCRPDDVDEELFAILKRAGLSKVFLGVESGSQTMLDRFKKDITVEENIKALEILGRLDFIVIMGFITFDDRITIREFRENMAFIKKATRTMPISKLKFNLASKLIPLAGTEVEQYMKKTQKYRGNSLGYAYNLDDVRLQMLYNAFDKFGNFSRNVKRIFNVKVGNDRDWMKR, from the coding sequence ATGGAGCGCTACGATGTATTATTGATTAATCCTCCTTCGAGGATAAACGAGGCATTCGAACATCTGGGACTGGGTTATCTGGCAGCCTGTCTCAGAGAAAAAGGCATTACAGTTAAAATATTGAATATGCCAACCTGGACAGTACCCCAAGCCTTGCAGCAAGTCAAAAATTTTTCTTCCGAAATACTAGGTATCAGCATACCTTTTCAGGACAGCGCGGACCTGGCTTTCGATTTTATAACCGCCCTGAAAAGCGAAGGGTTAGATACCCATATAACCATTGGTGGTATATATCCCACTTTTTGTTACGAGGAAATAATGCATATGTTTCCCGCTATCGATTCAGTAGTCCTGGGCGAAGGGGAGCATACCTTCGTTGAACTGGCCAAAACAGTACTGCACGGTAGAGACTGGCGAAAAATAAGAGGCATCGCCTATCGGGAAAATGACAAAATTGTTACCAACGAACCCCGACCGCTCATTAAAGACTTGGATTCCTTACCCTTTCCTGCAAGGGATAGTCTTCCGGAAGTATTGAAAAGGCTGGGTTTCGCCACAATGCTCAGTTCTCGCGGCTGTTACGGCCGCTGCAGTTTTTGCAGTGTTATCCCTTTTTACTCGAAATTTGGGCCAAAATACCGGCTTAGAAGCAGCGAAAATGTAATGGAAGAAATAGACGTGCTGTATAACGAATACGGAGTAAGAAATATTGAATTTAATGATGCCAATTTTGTCGGAGGTAAGGGGCATGGTTTTCACAGAGCCAGGGAAATTGCCGAGGAAATTTTGAAAAGAAATTTGGATTTGCGCTTATCTATTCAGTGCAGACCGGATGATGTGGATGAAGAGTTGTTTGCAATTTTAAAGAGAGCAGGATTAAGCAAAGTTTTTCTGGGAGTGGAGTCAGGTTCCCAAACCATGCTCGACCGTTTCAAGAAAGATATTACCGTGGAAGAAAACATAAAAGCTTTGGAAATATTGGGCAGGCTTGATTTCATAGTAATTATGGGATTTATAACCTTTGATGACAGGATAACCATCAGGGAATTTCGAGAAAATATGGCGTTTATCAAAAAGGCAACACGAACGATGCCAATAAGTAAGCTTAAATTTAACCTGGCGTCAAAGCTCATTCCCCTTGCGGGAACAGAAGTAGAACAATACATGAAAAAAACCCAAAAATATAGAGGTAATTCTTTGGGATATGCCTACAACCTGGACGACGTCAGACTACAAATGCTTTATAATGCATTTGACAAATTTGGTAATTTCTCCAGAAATGTCAAGAGAATTTTTAACGTAAAAGTAGGCAATGATCGGGATTGGATGAAAAGATAA
- a CDS encoding EAL and HDOD domain-containing protein — translation MDVFVARQPIFDRQQKVCGYELLYRMSTENQYICANGDRATSDVIANSFLLIGLETLTGGKKAYINFTENLLKTGLPTNLPPNMVAVEILEDVEHCEEIIAACRKLKKMGFTIVLDDFVVNGCSEPLLEFADIVKIDFVNTTPAQRKNIIRKVGFGKIEFLAEKVETREDFEQALEMGYSYFQGYFFSKPVIMSCRDVPVYKLNYLRILQEVNRPDMDFGSLDSIVKRDVSLSYKLLKFINSAAFGFRTKITSTRHALVMLGINEIKKWVSLIALHNLAEDKPDEIMTCSVIRARLGELVAPKIGLRGCESDLFMMGLFSMIDVLISRPMSVILADLPICDQVKTALLGQACRYYDVLTMIKAYEKADWATFFRYAEDFGLNENEMPELYVQALEWTNNFLVV, via the coding sequence ATGGATGTATTTGTTGCCAGACAGCCAATTTTTGACAGACAGCAGAAAGTGTGCGGCTACGAACTTCTGTACCGGATGAGTACAGAAAATCAATACATCTGCGCCAATGGGGACCGGGCCACGTCTGACGTAATTGCTAACAGCTTTTTGCTCATTGGTCTTGAAACGCTGACTGGTGGAAAAAAGGCCTATATTAACTTTACAGAGAATCTGTTAAAGACCGGCCTGCCGACCAATCTTCCGCCGAATATGGTGGCTGTGGAAATACTGGAAGATGTGGAACACTGTGAAGAAATAATTGCGGCCTGCCGCAAACTCAAAAAAATGGGATTTACCATAGTACTGGATGATTTTGTAGTGAACGGGTGCAGCGAACCTTTACTGGAGTTTGCCGACATTGTTAAAATCGATTTTGTGAATACGACTCCGGCACAAAGAAAAAACATCATAAGGAAAGTGGGCTTCGGGAAAATAGAGTTCCTGGCCGAAAAGGTAGAAACACGGGAGGATTTTGAACAAGCTCTGGAAATGGGTTACTCTTATTTCCAGGGATATTTCTTCAGCAAGCCGGTGATTATGTCCTGCAGGGACGTGCCCGTTTATAAGCTGAACTACCTACGCATCCTGCAGGAGGTTAACAGGCCGGATATGGACTTCGGGAGCCTGGATAGTATTGTCAAGAGGGATGTATCCCTGTCCTATAAACTACTGAAGTTTATCAATTCCGCCGCTTTCGGTTTCAGAACAAAAATAACCTCCACTAGGCATGCCCTGGTAATGCTGGGTATTAATGAAATAAAAAAATGGGTATCTTTGATAGCACTTCATAATCTGGCAGAGGATAAACCGGACGAGATTATGACCTGTTCAGTAATCAGGGCCCGGTTGGGGGAGTTGGTTGCCCCCAAAATAGGGCTGCGGGGTTGTGAATCAGACTTGTTTATGATGGGGCTATTTTCTATGATTGACGTACTGATCAGCAGGCCTATGTCCGTCATACTGGCCGACCTGCCTATATGTGACCAGGTTAAGACAGCGTTGCTGGGCCAAGCCTGCCGTTATTACGATGTGTTAACTATGATAAAGGCTTATGAAAAAGCGGATTGGGCCACCTTTTTCAGGTATGCCGAGGATTTTGGCCTGAATGAAAATGAAATGCCTGAACTGTATGTTCAGGCTCTGGAGTGGACTAATAATTTTCTTGTTGTTTGA
- a CDS encoding flavin reductase family protein, translating to MSKVTVKPSTVLFPVPTVMVTCGDNPPNIITIAWTGIINSVPPMVYISVQPSRHSHHLIKQTQEYVINIPSADQAKLVDYCGITSGKNVDKFKETGLTPVPASRVKAPLIRECPVNIECGVKQTINLGSHDVFIAEVLAVHFNEDVLDEQGNPNLDKIKPYGFCLRDYRVISDKIGTYGYSKK from the coding sequence ATGAGCAAAGTCACTGTCAAACCTTCAACGGTTCTATTCCCCGTACCAACGGTCATGGTGACCTGCGGAGACAACCCACCAAACATTATTACAATCGCCTGGACAGGTATCATCAACAGCGTACCACCCATGGTCTACATCAGTGTTCAGCCCAGCAGGCACTCCCATCACTTAATTAAACAAACACAGGAATATGTTATCAATATTCCGTCCGCCGACCAGGCAAAACTGGTTGATTACTGCGGAATAACATCAGGAAAAAATGTGGATAAGTTTAAGGAAACAGGGTTAACCCCTGTGCCGGCATCCCGCGTTAAAGCCCCGCTAATAAGAGAATGCCCCGTAAACATTGAATGCGGCGTAAAACAAACCATTAACCTGGGCAGCCATGATGTATTCATTGCAGAGGTATTAGCTGTTCACTTCAATGAGGATGTACTTGATGAACAGGGTAATCCAAACCTGGATAAAATCAAACCCTATGGCTTCTGTCTCCGTGATTACCGGGTTATTTCCGATAAAATCGGCACTTACGGGTATTCCAAAAAATAA
- a CDS encoding PilZ domain-containing protein, giving the protein MDFGEYTQDNRRFYRVKINKKVICRFLGEEGNRFKLLSMVGMEVVLLNLSPAGACITCEGSISACAVRRNNLIEIDIPITDRVIKLTGRVIWFKKTETGVKAGISFERIPAEDNDMLLRYLREELRFQ; this is encoded by the coding sequence TTGGATTTTGGTGAGTATACACAGGATAACAGAAGATTCTACCGGGTCAAAATTAATAAAAAAGTAATTTGTAGGTTTTTGGGTGAGGAGGGTAACCGGTTCAAGCTTTTGTCAATGGTGGGCATGGAAGTTGTACTGCTTAACTTGAGCCCTGCCGGCGCCTGCATTACCTGCGAAGGCAGTATCAGCGCCTGCGCAGTGCGGAGAAATAACCTTATTGAAATTGACATCCCCATAACTGACCGGGTGATTAAATTGACGGGCCGGGTGATTTGGTTTAAAAAGACGGAAACAGGGGTAAAGGCAGGCATAAGTTTTGAAAGAATACCTGCAGAGGATAATGACATGCTCTTGCGCTACCTCCGGGAGGAATTAAGGTTTCAATAA